Part of the Candoia aspera isolate rCanAsp1 chromosome 1, rCanAsp1.hap2, whole genome shotgun sequence genome, CAGTTCCTTCAGGGGGAACCCTGTCACGAGCTAGGGCTGATGTTACTGGATAGCCTTGATATTTAGGGCCATCCAGCAGCTCTGTCTTGCCAGCCTGagcttgtttctccccatccagactgtcacAACTTCCAGATGCTGATTCAAGATGTCTATAGCCTCTCCACTGACAACATGTCACCCCAGACCAATATATGGCCTCTCCCAGgagcttcatatagatattaaataatgTGGGAGAGGACTAAACCCTATAgcacctgtcagccttcccaggtagaccagacaggaaacatgaccagatgagctattctactttattgtaaggctacattaacagaatcttgcaagtctgaaagtacaaatctcctgccatctctttttacagcctgataagttatgcagatcctttctgagtttctttttcttcccattatACAGCTACTGGCTCCTCCCCCTCTtgtctgattgttccctaggcagcatctcttcctcccatctcacaaggtcattcccacataccattacagcaccCCACACTGGAGCAGCTAAGGGCTTGATGGCTCATCCCCTATAGTTACTGACTGGAACCACCTGCTCAGAAAAGAGCAGAATCATCACAAGATGATACCTCCCACTCCCAAACCATGCAGGcaatccaaaaggataccatgattaatgGTAACTAAGAAGTCAAGACTCAGAGGGTCCATTCCTTCCATCCAAAGGTAACCTAATGCCCTATAATCACATACGAACACTGACTGGGAGATCCAGATAATTTTTCTCTAGGATTCTCTGTGGCTGAGACACTAGCACCTTCGCAACATTGCCCAAAAGGGGCAAATTTGTCAAATACAACCAGTTGAGAGATGGCCTCTTCACAGGAGAGGTTGCACTACTGCCTCTTTCAAGCCTGCTGATACAGCACTCTTCCTCATCAAAGATTCATTTACTACCTATTGCTATGCCTCTCCCACAGGGGCCAGGAGGAGCACGGGCCCAGCCCACAGTGACAGGTTCATGGactctgtccatttcctcaggttcaacaAGCTAAGCAAAACAAGTAGACATGCAAAGTATCTCCTAGCTCACCTCACTTGATTCAGGCCAACTGGTTTCCAAACCAAAGCAGATAGAAGGAACTTTATCCACAAGGAAAGCCGCAAAGTGATCTGATTAGCCAATAGGCGTCTTGCCCCACTTGTCCTTCCATAAAAAGGATCTGGATCACTTTGAACAAAAGTACAGGGCAGGAATCCACAGGTGAAGCAAGCAGGAAAAACCCAATTTTTTGCCATTCTTATTGCCACAGAATAGGCTCAAAGATGAGCTTATTAAAATAAGAATGTGATTTGgaactatatattaaaaaaatagaatgtatCGTTTTAAGAACTATGGATTAATCAAGCATGGGAATAACAAAAATGATTTGTATGCTACAAGAGAAAGATGGTACTATTCCATATTTATAATCCTGGAATGACAACATGTGTTTGCTGTCTTATTTCAGACTATCGCTCTATTGATAAAATGGAAAGAGATTAATATCATTCCATAGGGTCAAGTTTTATATAAAAACTGAGTTGTTATAACAatactgtttgtttcttttttcatttgttagtatttgttttccttttttctgtttttctttccatctttataTGTTATAGCactaaaatgaatgttttgaaaaTGAGCAGGTATACcaatacctgggctgcaaaaatcagaacCACAAGTAGGGCACAGCAAAAAGGTAGGAAAAGCGAATTCTTTGCTTCCATTTAGTGGTCGATTTTTACAGCACAGATGTGGCGGCCCTGGTATCCGCATCCTCTGTCTACTTTGGGTAAATATCACAAAGGATGGGTCTTGCCTCAAGCTCTTGAGTATTGCACTGTACTATTAATTCAGCGTTTCCCACCTGGAGCCTTCAGTCACGTTACCTATCAAGAAAGAACCAGACTGAGAAAGCCGCATTAAGAGAAATCGAAACAATCTAATGCAGAAGAAAAACCACAGCGTGGAAACCCAGCTAGAGTTTGCTGAGTAGGTGGTAGCGTAGCTCCATGGCAATTGGCTAGGAAATTCTTCCAGATAATGACTAAAAAAAGTCAGGCGTATCCGCGCGCGCGGGCGGGAATAACAGGCTCTTCCTCCGAAAACTCTAAAAGGAATAAAGCCACGTCATAAAGCGAGAGGGGGCGTGGTCTCTTCGGACATACCTGATTCTATACGCACACACCCTTTCGGAGGGGGAGTGTGTTTTTTTTCATAACACGTAAAGTATCAAAGGAAGTAGCCAATCGCCGAGGAGAAGGCGTGGAACTCCTGACGTGCCAGAGGTTCAGAGGTGACATGAGTGGTGGGGATGGTGGCCGAGTAGGTCCAATTCCATGAGTGTTGCTGCTGCTCTTCCTGGCCGGACAGTGTCATCTTAACGGCAGAATTGTTGGGAAGAAGTGCGGGGCGCAGGTGTTGTGGGACGAGCGCCGAAGCGGGAATCTCGCGGTGGCCAGAAGACGGTGCTTGTCTCGCGCCGGCGGGTGTCTCTGTGCCTCCGGCTTCCCCCTCCGGTCCCAGCCTCGCCGCAGCTTTCCAGTCAAGCGGGCGGAGCTGGTATAAATCTGGTTGGGGGATCCTTCGAAGTCCTCCCTATACCTGACTAAGGATACTTTTGGAACGGGTATACATAACATCGTGGCTACAAATTGCAGCTGCAGTTAAATAGCGTTTGAAGTGGGGTGTTTTTCAAGCAAAAAAGGGCGGAATATTCTTTCGAATAGTGGACAAAAAGTTATGAACATTAATCAGACACTCCTAGAATATGTTAAAGCATTTTAGAGGCTGATCATTCTACTACCCGCATTTGCTTGATTCTATATGATGTTGCATTACCTTGGAAAATTTCAAGTTGCATTGAGAGGACCATTTGCCCAGAAAGCTGGGACATAAATGCGTGGTATCACTGAGTTTTAAAGCGAGGCGGGGCCCTTAAGATGAAACTCATTTctggtgggttttgtttttagctttatGCTGTGGATCTCTTGTCTTGTCTTTATCTTGTCTTGAATTCCTAAGTAGAATGGCAGgatagatgaggaggaggaggataataataataacagcttAAGGGTTCACACagttagtttaaaaaaacagctttccaTTTTGATAGAAAGTTATCTCAGCTGGAGAATTGTTTCAAGAGATCTGCTGATATGCCTGGCAttttgtggttgtggttgtgattattattattattattattattattattattttgcaatattGTGTCAAATGGTATCTGAATTCTAACATTTATTTGGAGGAATTTAAGTTCAAAAATTTTTGAAGTCAGTATGGATACTTTTTCATAATATTATGTTAAGATTCCAACTGCTTACAAGATTGGTACTAAATTTGCTTATCAGCTGTTTGGGAGGCTCAGGGAATAAGCTTTACAAGTACAGTATACTGTTATGTCTGGTAAAACTGTTACTGGGGAAGCTGTCTGCAAAATGTTCAGCCTGGATCTCATAAAGTTGCAAGACAAAGCCCATGAATTATCTGTTTCTGAAGATTGGTTGTTGTGATTCCAAGGTTAAAGGTTTGTTGACATGGCTTCCAAAATTACAATTTTAGGTTCAAATCTAGAAATTCCTAGTAGTACTATTATTTGATAAGTAATGATGGCTGGTGTATATGTCACTGAATGGGTTGCATTTGGAAATAGTTGCATTTGGCCTCATCTTGAGAGTTATGAAATAATTACATCAGCCAAATGTACATGTAATGTTGAATTAAAAGTCATATTACGTGGCAGAGCAACTTGTTGCTATTCATCCTTAACTGATTTGTTTAAAGGCACTATTGTacctattttaaaaatcattagtcACATTAAgttgcaatatactgtatgtgaataaGAAAAACGGcaataaatgtttatttcaagGTTACATGCTAGGTTCCTTATAGTCAGAACATATTACATTTTCAAATCATGAGCAAATGTGCAAATAtgaatcaatttaatttaaaatgttcaacTTCTcctgtagtatttttttttaaatccttgttGTACACTGCATATTTTCACCTTTATATTGACTCATTATTTGCTTACTGCTGTGCCCTTGAAGATAATCCAGAAAATGTATTTAGTATAGAATGCAGCTGTTGCGTTGTTAGAAGGAGTAACCAATTTAATATGTCATTCTTTAAAGCCATAGACAGCTTTGGACCCAAGTGTTTAAAAGTTGCTACTGCAGCCCCCATATTTAGATCACCTTGTAGTCCCATCTGTGGGTCTGGCACTCGGTGTGGGGACTGTGGAACTCCTCCAAAGGGAAGTCCAGCTGGAATCCACAATCTGGTTTCAAtagactacttttttttttctcatattaaagctttattaaattttttaaacatatacataaaaactacaaagaatgaaataaagaatgctacaagaaagaaaaaactaaaaaagtgtgagaGTACAAAGAAAGCTACTTAATGACTTCCGACTTCTACAACGAAGATATACATAACTctttatcaatctcttactctgatataaactaaaataaacattatttctataaaacatttccattctcaatataacattttcctctaaaacaaactattCTTCCTTCTTAAAAAAGTATGAGAAAACCTTTTACAACATAATTTTTCACCTAATAAACAATCAAATACTATCCTTCActacaattttactcctctctacctgttaaaataacaagaaaaaagataaaacctATCTAGATGTGATTAATATTATTCAAAAAAGAGCAAAAGCATCCATCAAAACCCTTTAAAAACCATCCTAATAAACATCTTTATACAgttaaccaaagcatttacatagcTGAACATCATCTTATTACCATTACATATTTAATGATAATCTTATTaatttccttttacccaaaataaattcattatccccaaaacaaaaacatctgtctaaacctttaaaagaccgtcctaataaacacaaacatttatcccacttcaaaataaactaaggcatttacatatttCAATATTACAAACCAAGCTTTCTCCTTACAAGTCTCAAGTTTTGCAACCTGCCTTGTAAAATCCAAATCATCTTCAGAAACCTTGAAGCTTAGATCTTGTCTTTGGTCTCGATGTTCCAAGAACGCAGCTGTGGTTTCAATAGACTACTTAAGTTCAGTCATTTGCAGGGTACCAACTGCTCCAAGACCAGACTGCCGCTGAAGTGAATTTATTTGTTGTGCCCTATACATAAGCACTTCCACATCTATTGGTTTAACTGTTATGTTTAATTAGACGTATATAAATACTATAGTACGTATTATATTTCTGATGTAAATGTTATTACACCCTTTATTTTAACCAGTTGCTTAACATGCTGTATACAATCAGAATTGCATGGAGTTAAGTGAGTGAGTGGCATAACAGAGGAAGTGGAATCACTATCCTTTTTTTAGTCTTTAGCCTAGAAATCTACAGGAAAGCTCTCCGTCCTCTTCTAGTTTCCAAGAAGCTATGGCTTGTTTACAAGACTGAAAGGTTAGTTACCTTTCAACAACTTTCCAAGGGTGACATAAACTTCATCacagaaaataataaaggaaaatacAACACATTTAAATTACTAAATATTACCTTGCTTTGGGATGAGGGATTTGAAGACAgccttctttttggtattttctCCCAGTGTTGCAATTTTTCAAAAGAAATCAAGCAGGATTTCTATTCATACAGCAGAAAAGGGAATGCAACACCACTGCCTTGTTAATTACTCTATTGCACTCTGTTAGCCCACCAACATATGATGTAACCACCAGGGTAGATAACTTGAATGCAGTTAACATCCATTTGCATTGCATTCTTATATCATTCCAAATGCATGTTTTATTATGGCTAGAGTGTAATCATGGCCTCATAGTATGGTATTAGTTTTGGCCTTGTGATATATAATTAAgacagcttgttgttgttgttgttgttaaatctgTACACCTTCCAATGACTGGAGGATGATAGTCAATGTTCCATGTATGGCTATAACTGTGTaatataagagaaaaaaaagaaacttcttaGTGATGTCTTCaacttgcttgcttgttttaagATAGCCTTTCCAATTTAGTGCTCTGCAACAGCTGGGTTCTAAAACTCAGCATTTTCTAGCCAATATGGCTCTGTAGCAGATTTAGTGAACAGTTTCTGCCAACAAGTGCATGGAATACCttgaaaaggaaaagtgaaagatAAAGTTTTGAGGTGTATTTCTTACTGCATATGGTGAGGATGAATAGTGTTCTTTTCATGCAGAAGCAGTGGAGTTTAGGCTGAGAGATTTACCCCATCTTAAAATCAATGTTTGCAAATATACAGCAGACTCTGAATTGTATGCTTATGACAttataaatttcatttaaattttttattttatgtttttctctAGAATATGGCTGTTATGACACATGCAAGGATTTACAGCATAGATTTTCTCTGCTGTATTATCCTTGCTGCCTCCGTCATTTCTTCAGCAGAGGATCACATGGACGGAAGTCACCAGCCCAGCATGCGCCTTGATAAGAACATGGTACAAGACAAGGAGTATGTGTTCCATAAATTTGCATTTTATATAAGTCAGTTTTACCTCTTTATTCTTCCAATATAGATAAAGTTGTGAACTGAAGAGCAAGTACAGGCAATGTATAAATCTATGAATTAATGTGGGAATATTTAGAGTTATAACTAATACACTTGAAAAATTAGCAATTGGAATTTCAGATGACAGCTTTTCGAATGACAGAAATACCAGGGCCTGGCCATGGGCAGAACAATTTACCAAGTTCCTTCTTCTATTCATTTTGAAATTTGGTTAAATTGTTCTttaatttaaagcaaaacaagatAACTTTTGAGACTCTGAACTGTATTGAAAGAGGGGAACTTTTCAGGATAGTATTCATAGTCATCCTGTGAAATGGTAGGATATTGATAGTATCTAGAGAAAGTACTTGAATTGTGAAAACTATTCTTAAGGAGTCAGCAAATGCATGTACATTCAACCTAGCCTATCCTTTTACCACTTTGAAGCTCAGTCTGATCCAGTTATTGCTTCAGGGAAATGTACTGTGATTTTAAGAGCAGCAATCCCCACCTTGCGTTAACCTAGACTCCCCAACCAGGATGCCCACCTGACGTGCAGACCAACTCCCAGAGCTCTTTAACTAGTGTAgctattgctgagaattttgggactTGAAGTCTACTCGTTCAGAATGCTAAGTTATAAGCAAGATCTTGGTCTTGATCTTGGATAGCTCAATGAAGTTGTCAATTCAGGGTGCAGCGGCTGTGAAAAAGGGAAATTCTATGCCAGAGATTACTgggaaagggactgaaaataaaagtgCCAACATTGCAACTACCTTATCCAAATCTATGATATGTctacatctggaatactgtgtacaGTTTTGGTCTTTGCATTTGAGAAAGGACATAACAGAGCTAGAAAAAGGGAACCAAAATGATAAGAAAGCCTTGAAACCCTTATGAAAAAAGGCTAGATTTTTTAGGAAGATCACTGAGGGAATTAAGGTGTATAAAATCATGAATGGAGAAAATGGAGAGGGAGGGGTTTCTCCCTCTTTAAAATACTAGGAGCAGGGGTTATCCAATGAAGTTGATTGGAAGGGCATTtaaaatggaggaaaggaagCCCTTCTTCACATACTGCATAAATAACCAGTGGAATTCATTACAACAAGACACAGTGATGGCCACTAACTTGGCTGGCCTGAAAAGGGAATTAGATATATTCACAGAAGACGGTTCTGTTGAGGTCTACCGATTCTTCAAGACCACATTGCCTCTAAGTTGGGGTCAGCATGCCTTCAGATACTTGTTGCAGAGGAATAATGGGGAGAAAAGAATTTTACTCCATTTCCTGCTTGTGAACACCCCTGAGGCTGGATTAAGATGGGCTTTGGCCTAATCCAGTAGGGCAGTTCTTATGTTCTTAGAATATATGAACCccaaatactgtaatttataaaCAGTGACTTATGACTCAGTGTGTTGTGTAATCCAGGCAATTGTGtcttactggaaaaaaaatgatgaaacaaaCTGGGCTAGCACAATACGTTAACTTATCCTGTTGTATGTATCTGTATGGATGTTTTGACAGCTGCCGTGTTTTTATCTTATAGTCACATTATGGAACATTTAGATGGTGTCATTGACAAACCAGAATCTGAGATGTCACCACAAGAACTGCAGCTTCATTATTTCAAAATGCATGATTATGATGGTAACAACTTGCTTGATGGCCTTGAGCTTGCCACTGCAATATCATATGTACACAAAGAGGTACGTATTAGTTTGTCTGAACAGGGGATTTAATGGGCCACTTAGCAGTCCTCGGAAAAATGATATGTATAATATTTGTGCATTTCATATTTCTGTAATGGTGTGTTGTTAAATGCCGCTTCAAACTAAAACTATATTTTTGGGATTTTTAGGGAAGACTTCACCCTAGAAGAATTGTCAGCCTTATAAATCACAGAACTCTGAAATAGCTTTAagaagcaaatgagaaaaaatgcaGCATTATTCTTAGGTCAAAATTAAATAGAGAACTGTACCTTCTGAGTTTCGATTTGCCAGACCCACTTAAATCTTTTACTCTCTAGCAATGTAGTTCTCAAGGAGAAAGTACTAAAGAGAGGGTCCAAGCAAACTCCTTTGCTGAAACTCATCCATTGTTTTTCCTGTGTAGGATGGTGGTGAACACATTCAGACAATGAAAGAAGAGGAGCTAATTAACTTGATAGATGGTGTTTTGCAAGATGATGATAAGAATAATGATGGGTATATCGACTATGCTGAGTTTGCTAAGTCTCTGGAATAAGAACCATCTTCAGTTTTCATGTGGCCCAGTTCAATGTGATTTTTTATTCTATGTTAGTATGTATGTTCTGCCTTTGAGCTGCAAAGTTAATAGTAGGCTGGTACATGTAGCCATTGGAATGGCTATACTTGTATTTGTTACATGTTGGAAAGCAAAAATAAGCTTGTAATGGAGACTGTTGTCTGTTGTTATATTGTTAACAAACCATGTTGAGCAATACAGTGCATTGCTCCTGTCAGCAGATTATTTGGCAGTCAGCTGTAAAGAATTGTTCAAAATGCTCCAAATAATTTTTGGAGAAGTCCAGTGAAAGTGTAGTGTAAAGACAGTAGCGCTGCACAGTTGACACATTGTAATGTAAAAAAGCCTATAGAATAATCAAAATTTATACATGTTTTTTTAGTCACCCTCCTTGAAAATTAAGTAGATCCCAAACCAGAAAAAGTTAACATTCTTCCAAGATCTGTAGAAgataataaaaaaagtaaagtacTAATTGAAATATTCATTAAAATCATTGTGAACATAAATGTCTGTCTCAGTTGTCTTCCCTTGTATCAgtacttctttgtattttaatctgcCTATTTGGGTGTACCTGTTAACACCACTGATAACAGTATttctaaaaatgtaaattaaatcccAGTGTTGTATCCTTCATTTAAACCATGGAAAAATGCTGCCTTGTTAAGGTTTCTACCGGCGTAGCTTAATATGAATTCTTAGTGTTAGGTAAGAATTTTAAGTTTTTCTTAAAATTAACTCTTAGAAGAGAGTGGTTAAATACTTAAATGGTCTACTTATTTAAAAAGATTCTGGAGCTGTCAGCAACTTTGGTCCTATACCATTCAGCAGTGTCCTGCAGATTTAAAATAAGTAACTGTCTATATGTCTGgcttattttataaattaaattggttaaataaatatatgcattccAAGCTGTTGTATCCACAAGCTGAAAACTCAGAGCATTCTCTAAATTGCACAGAGATCTATTTTCTGTATAGAAGTATTCTTATATTCTGTAATAATTGGTTTTTTTGTTAATTATGTAATAAAATCTATTATATGATTACAACATCTAAATTACATGATGGAACagacttttatctttttatttatgctAAAAAATCGACACAAAACCTATTAAGATGCTTTGGGTTTAGGAAAACACAGACATCATGCGGTTTATTTTATCCTGGTTTAATGAGTTTTGCAAGACCAACATGCTAAGCTGGGCTTGTACAGCAGTTCTGGTTTATTGCTTAGCAAGTCTGAACCTTCCAGTTGTTCCTGATTCAACAAGTTGTGGTAAAGGAAGCCATAACATAGCACAATGCAGAGACGTCTGCAAGGgtatcaaaacaggcaagatggtgttAACAGCAGCGCAGTCCAAGCCCCACACTTGTGCATGTTTCAGAGTCACGTGCACATACAAAGAAGCGTGGCTTCAATTTCAGTGCTgggactgccatcttgcctgttttgaccctcACTGTGGCTTCCACTGACATACTGCTTGAACTCAGCTAtacttttctttccctgaaaacctgttttctgtttctgaacTTAAGTGATGATCTTTCATCGTTTTTCCCACAATATTCTGTTGATACGATGTATTCCTGGAATGTTTTCCtatcattttgaggcaggaaacaggAGAACTGAAGTATGAATCTTAAAGTAGG contains:
- the MCFD2 gene encoding multiple coagulation factor deficiency protein 2; the encoded protein is MAVMTHARIYSIDFLCCIILAASVISSAEDHMDGSHQPSMRLDKNMVQDKDHIMEHLDGVIDKPESEMSPQELQLHYFKMHDYDGNNLLDGLELATAISYVHKEDGGEHIQTMKEEELINLIDGVLQDDDKNNDGYIDYAEFAKSLE